One window from the genome of Pseudonocardia hierapolitana encodes:
- a CDS encoding ROK family transcriptional regulator, whose amino-acid sequence MEPERMVAPSSRMVREASARLVLDHMWDAPAVTGTDLMAATGLSRATVHDVCEELIARGWVREVANQREHGDYRKGRPARRYAFDPLAGLVVGVDAGQHRVDALVTDLRGAERGRHQSPPRAGFTGTAERVAAVRNAIAGALAGLPSERVLGVTVGVPAPVDARGRTVFRGNPYWELMNPDLGERLQARHGWPTVVDNDANLAALAEGWRGHGRGVRHFVALLAGERLGAGIVEDGRLVRGVRGGAGEMGFLDLVDGVGSTDGIAKTAREWAREALAEPGARSSLAPDPDAASVFAAAGAGDALAAGVVERVAERMARVIATLASLVDTERVIIAGRVAASCGPLLATLEERLARRGDPPPRLLASTLGGDAVMLGAVKRSVDRVREHALHLMLRA is encoded by the coding sequence GTGGAGCCGGAGCGGATGGTGGCGCCGTCCTCGCGAATGGTGCGCGAGGCGAGTGCCCGGCTCGTGCTCGACCACATGTGGGACGCGCCGGCGGTCACCGGCACCGACCTCATGGCCGCCACCGGTCTCTCCCGCGCCACGGTCCACGACGTCTGCGAGGAGCTCATCGCGCGCGGCTGGGTGCGCGAGGTGGCCAACCAGCGCGAGCACGGCGACTACCGCAAGGGACGCCCCGCCCGCCGGTACGCGTTCGACCCGCTCGCCGGTCTCGTCGTCGGTGTGGACGCGGGCCAGCACCGCGTGGACGCGCTCGTCACCGACCTCCGGGGCGCCGAGCGGGGTAGACACCAGAGCCCACCGCGAGCCGGGTTCACCGGCACCGCGGAGCGGGTGGCGGCGGTGCGGAACGCCATCGCGGGCGCGCTCGCGGGTCTGCCGTCCGAGCGCGTGCTGGGCGTCACGGTGGGGGTGCCGGCACCGGTCGACGCCCGAGGCCGCACGGTGTTCCGCGGCAACCCGTACTGGGAGCTGATGAACCCCGACCTGGGAGAGCGGCTGCAGGCGCGGCACGGCTGGCCGACCGTCGTCGACAACGACGCGAACCTCGCCGCGCTCGCCGAGGGCTGGCGGGGCCACGGCCGCGGCGTCCGGCACTTCGTGGCGCTGCTCGCCGGCGAGCGGCTCGGCGCAGGCATCGTCGAGGACGGGCGGCTGGTCCGGGGCGTCCGCGGCGGTGCGGGCGAGATGGGCTTCCTCGACCTGGTGGACGGTGTCGGGTCCACCGACGGCATCGCGAAGACCGCGCGCGAGTGGGCGCGCGAGGCGCTCGCCGAGCCGGGGGCGCGCTCCTCCCTGGCACCCGACCCCGACGCCGCCTCCGTGTTCGCGGCGGCCGGGGCGGGCGACGCGCTCGCGGCCGGGGTCGTCGAGCGGGTCGCCGAGCGGATGGCCAGGGTGATCGCGACCCTCGCCAGCCTGGTCGACACGGAACGGGTGATCATCGCCGGGCGGGTGGCCGCGTCCTGCGGCCCGCTGCTCGCAACACTGGAGGAGCGCCTGGCCCGCCGCGGCGACCCGCCGCCCCGCCTGCTGGCCTCGACCCTCGGCGGGGACGCGGTGATGCTCGGCGCCGTCAAGCGGAGCGTCGACCGCGTCCGCGAGCACGCGCTCCACCTCATGCTCAGGGCGTGA
- a CDS encoding TetR/AcrR family transcriptional regulator — protein sequence MPPDPSRRSERSRRAILTAATDLVHEVGYRKLTIEAIAARAGVGKQTIYRWWPSKGAVVLDGFLAAVNENPDDLSLPDTGDVAADIRGVVRAIVAELADPTLSGTTRALMTEMQDDPEFADMVRERLLGPQLQAIADRLRAAQEAGQLRADLDVPVAVELLVGPLYHRWLLRTAPLTEAYADTVTELALRALSP from the coding sequence GTGCCCCCCGACCCGTCCCGGCGCAGCGAACGCTCCCGCCGCGCGATCCTCACCGCCGCGACCGATCTCGTGCACGAGGTCGGCTACCGCAAGCTGACGATCGAGGCGATCGCCGCCCGGGCGGGCGTCGGGAAGCAGACGATCTACCGGTGGTGGCCGTCGAAGGGCGCCGTGGTGCTCGACGGCTTCCTCGCCGCGGTGAACGAGAACCCGGACGACCTCTCGCTCCCCGACACCGGCGACGTCGCCGCCGACATCCGCGGCGTCGTGCGCGCGATCGTCGCCGAGCTCGCCGACCCGACGCTCTCGGGCACCACTCGCGCCCTGATGACCGAGATGCAGGACGACCCCGAGTTCGCCGACATGGTTCGCGAACGGTTGCTCGGGCCGCAGCTGCAGGCCATCGCCGACCGGCTGCGCGCCGCCCAGGAGGCCGGGCAGCTGCGCGCCGACCTGGACGTGCCCGTGGCCGTCGAGCTGCTCGTGGGGCCGCTCTACCACCGGTGGCTGCTGCGCACGGCTCCGCTCACCGAGGCCTATGCAGACACGGTCACGGAGCTGGCCCTGCGCGCCCTCTCCCCCTGA
- a CDS encoding primary-amine oxidase produces the protein MTAVQEPAVTAAAHPLEPLTADEIVTAAAVLRTEQGLGDSARFVFVALHEPPKSAVLAWTPDAAPLPREAHVVLYDRAARTTYEAVVSLTDRAVRSCTPVEGVQPPIMAEEFTSCEAIVQADPRWQEAMRRRGIEDFSLAMIDPWASSWTGPEDDPSARRIARPLTWVRSAPGEHGYARPVEGLVVVVDLDAGEVVEVADHGVVPLPGRPGNYEEPWLFEPGNVPAVEAYRTDVSPISITQPDGPSFTVDGHAVTWLGWQLRIGFTPREGLVLHEVGYDGRPIVYRASLAEMYVPYGDPAPTHRFKNVFDQGEYGVGWLANSLTLGCDCVGHIHYFDGVVNDNDGAPVTIPNAVCMHEEDAGIAWKHTDFRTGAVQVRRRRRLVVSTIVTVGNYEYGYFWYLYTDGTIEYEVKLTGVISTGAVAPGEEPAHGTLVAPGLYGPHHQHFFCVRLDMTVDGTANTVVEIDSAPSPPGPENPHGNAWQTHRTVLASEAVAQRDLDASRARYWKIESAERTSALGAPTAYALMPGANVPPMYPGEALFAQRAGFTQHQLWVTAADDTQRYAAGDYPNQHPGGQGLPAYVAGDRPLEGRDVVVWYTFGAHHVVRPEDWPVMPVSTIGFMLKPSGFFDGNPSLGLPPSAPHCHGG, from the coding sequence ATGACCGCCGTCCAAGAACCCGCCGTCACCGCCGCAGCCCACCCGCTCGAGCCGCTCACCGCCGACGAGATCGTCACCGCGGCCGCGGTGCTGCGCACGGAGCAGGGCCTCGGTGACTCCGCGCGCTTCGTGTTCGTGGCCCTGCACGAGCCGCCGAAGTCCGCCGTCCTCGCCTGGACGCCGGACGCCGCGCCGCTGCCGCGGGAGGCGCACGTCGTGCTCTACGACCGGGCAGCGCGCACGACCTACGAGGCGGTCGTGTCGCTGACCGACCGGGCCGTCCGGTCCTGCACGCCCGTGGAGGGCGTGCAGCCGCCGATCATGGCCGAGGAGTTCACGTCCTGCGAGGCGATCGTCCAGGCCGATCCCCGCTGGCAGGAGGCCATGCGCAGGCGCGGGATCGAGGACTTCTCCCTCGCCATGATCGACCCGTGGGCGTCCAGCTGGACCGGGCCGGAGGACGACCCGTCGGCCCGCCGCATCGCCCGCCCGCTCACCTGGGTGCGTTCGGCACCCGGCGAGCACGGCTACGCCCGGCCGGTCGAGGGCCTGGTCGTGGTGGTGGACCTCGATGCGGGCGAGGTGGTGGAGGTCGCCGACCACGGCGTCGTGCCGCTGCCCGGCCGGCCGGGCAATTACGAGGAGCCCTGGCTCTTCGAACCCGGCAACGTGCCCGCGGTCGAGGCCTACCGCACCGACGTCTCCCCGATCTCGATCACCCAGCCCGACGGGCCGAGCTTCACCGTCGACGGGCACGCGGTGACGTGGCTGGGCTGGCAGTTGCGGATCGGGTTCACCCCGCGGGAGGGGCTCGTCCTGCACGAGGTCGGCTACGACGGGCGGCCGATCGTCTACCGCGCCTCCCTCGCCGAGATGTACGTCCCCTACGGCGACCCGGCGCCGACGCACCGGTTCAAGAACGTGTTCGACCAGGGCGAGTACGGCGTCGGATGGCTGGCCAACTCCCTGACCCTCGGCTGCGACTGCGTGGGTCACATCCACTACTTCGACGGCGTCGTCAACGACAACGACGGCGCCCCCGTCACCATCCCGAACGCGGTCTGCATGCACGAGGAGGACGCCGGGATCGCCTGGAAGCACACCGACTTCCGCACCGGGGCGGTGCAGGTGCGCCGGCGCAGGAGGCTGGTGGTCTCGACGATCGTGACCGTCGGGAACTACGAGTACGGCTACTTCTGGTACCTCTACACCGACGGCACGATCGAGTACGAGGTCAAGCTCACCGGCGTGATCTCCACCGGCGCGGTGGCCCCCGGCGAGGAACCGGCGCACGGCACCCTCGTCGCCCCTGGTCTCTACGGGCCCCATCACCAGCACTTCTTCTGCGTGCGGCTGGACATGACCGTGGACGGCACCGCCAACACCGTGGTGGAGATCGACTCCGCGCCGAGCCCGCCCGGCCCGGAGAACCCGCACGGCAACGCCTGGCAGACCCACCGAACGGTGCTCGCCAGCGAGGCGGTGGCCCAGCGTGACCTCGACGCGTCGAGGGCCCGGTACTGGAAGATCGAGAGCGCCGAGCGGACGTCCGCGCTCGGCGCCCCGACCGCGTACGCGCTGATGCCCGGCGCGAACGTGCCGCCGATGTACCCGGGGGAGGCGCTGTTCGCCCAGCGGGCGGGCTTCACGCAGCACCAGCTGTGGGTCACCGCGGCCGACGACACGCAGCGGTACGCCGCGGGCGACTACCCCAACCAGCACCCGGGCGGGCAGGGACTGCCGGCGTACGTGGCGGGCGACCGGCCGCTGGAAGGCCGGGACGTGGTGGTCTGGTACACGTTCGGGGCCCACCACGTGGTGCGGCCGGAGGACTGGCCGGTGATGCCGGTGAGCACCATCGGGTTCATGCTCAAGCCCAGCGGGTTCTTCGACGGCAACCCCTCACTCGGCCTCCCGCCGTCGGCGCCGCACTGCCACGGCGGCTGA
- a CDS encoding APC family permease has protein sequence MTAAPTAGPHAGAPLPDGQDSSTQPDRLSGGALGLTSVLFCIVTGAAPLAAMLFNVPVATLGGGYASPAAFAVATVALTIFSVGYIAMCRRVTSAGGFYTFVTRGLGRVLGLGSGLLIALCYMVFTAAVTGTMGYFASTTVASLTGLVLPAWVYMIVGLGLMTVFALFHIELTAKVLGVALVAEVVVLAVLAIGVFAAGGAEGFSLAPLNPLAIFDNPAAVQVFGAGASGIALFAAFWSWVGFEMAPNYAEETRDPHKIARTATYGSVIGLGVLYVIISYVYVTGWGLTGAVEAVQAQYAGEIASAFYPLTDRYVGTWATVLMEILIVTGSFACAMAFYNTSARYLFALGREGVLPTALARTSHRHSPVTASIAVTALVGLYCLAFVLYDPSNEGALLKLGTWSPLLGVLGILGVQALVSIAIIRYFRTTARDGFRWWSTLVAPVLGFAAMAGACTLLVVNRYDLAGADDAAFIVLLPWVVLAVFVGGLVLGLVLRSRYPDRYARIGQFEVPETDAEPTGAAA, from the coding sequence ATGACCGCCGCACCCACCGCCGGCCCGCACGCGGGCGCCCCACTCCCCGACGGCCAAGACTCATCGACACAGCCCGACCGCCTCTCAGGCGGGGCACTCGGTCTCACGTCCGTCCTGTTCTGCATCGTCACCGGCGCCGCCCCGCTCGCCGCGATGCTGTTCAACGTCCCCGTGGCGACGCTCGGCGGTGGTTACGCCTCCCCGGCCGCGTTCGCCGTCGCCACCGTCGCGCTGACGATCTTCTCGGTCGGCTACATCGCGATGTGCCGGCGGGTGACCTCGGCCGGCGGCTTCTACACGTTCGTCACCCGCGGTCTCGGGCGCGTGCTCGGGCTGGGCTCCGGCCTCCTGATCGCCCTCTGCTACATGGTGTTCACCGCCGCCGTGACCGGCACGATGGGCTACTTCGCGTCGACGACCGTGGCAAGCCTGACCGGCCTCGTGCTGCCCGCCTGGGTCTACATGATCGTCGGGCTCGGCCTGATGACCGTGTTCGCCCTGTTCCACATCGAGCTCACCGCCAAGGTGCTCGGGGTTGCGCTGGTCGCCGAGGTGGTCGTGCTCGCGGTGCTCGCGATCGGCGTCTTCGCGGCCGGGGGCGCGGAGGGCTTCTCGCTCGCCCCGCTCAACCCGCTCGCCATCTTCGACAACCCGGCCGCCGTGCAGGTCTTCGGCGCGGGTGCGTCCGGCATCGCGCTGTTCGCGGCGTTCTGGTCGTGGGTCGGCTTCGAGATGGCCCCCAACTACGCCGAGGAGACCCGCGACCCGCACAAGATCGCCCGTACCGCCACGTACGGCTCGGTCATCGGGCTCGGCGTGCTGTACGTGATCATCTCCTACGTCTACGTCACGGGCTGGGGTCTCACGGGGGCGGTCGAGGCCGTGCAGGCGCAGTACGCGGGCGAGATCGCATCGGCGTTCTACCCGCTCACCGACCGCTACGTGGGCACGTGGGCCACGGTCCTGATGGAGATCCTCATCGTCACCGGCTCGTTCGCCTGCGCGATGGCGTTCTACAACACCAGCGCCCGCTACCTGTTCGCGCTCGGCCGCGAGGGCGTGCTGCCCACCGCGCTCGCCCGCACGTCCCACCGGCACAGCCCGGTGACCGCCTCGATCGCGGTCACCGCCCTCGTCGGCCTGTACTGCCTCGCCTTCGTGCTCTACGACCCGAGCAACGAGGGCGCGCTGCTCAAGCTCGGCACGTGGTCGCCGCTGCTCGGCGTGCTCGGCATCCTCGGCGTGCAGGCGCTCGTCTCGATCGCGATCATCCGCTACTTCCGCACCACAGCGCGCGACGGCTTCCGCTGGTGGTCCACGCTCGTCGCCCCCGTCCTCGGGTTCGCCGCCATGGCAGGCGCGTGCACGCTGCTCGTCGTCAACCGCTACGACCTCGCAGGCGCGGACGACGCCGCGTTCATCGTGCTGCTGCCCTGGGTGGTGCTCGCGGTGTTCGTCGGCGGCCTCGTCCTCGGGTTGGTGCTGCGCAGCCGCTACCCCGACCGCTACGCCCGCATCGGGCAGTTCGAAGTCCCCGAGACCGACGCCGAGCCGACCGGAGCCGCAGCATGA
- a CDS encoding SAM-dependent methyltransferase, with amino-acid sequence MPLHADLRETDTILTAAARTLDFTRPVALILSGMLGHITGYDEARAIVGRLLAALPAGSHLLVCGGTSTNESLNEAQQQHNDRGAVQYQLRTPEEIAGFFDGLELVEPGVVSCPLWRPETTPFSDPRGVDAYGGIGRKP; translated from the coding sequence GTGCCGCTGCACGCCGATCTGCGCGAGACCGACACGATCCTGACCGCCGCGGCCCGCACCCTGGACTTCACGCGGCCCGTCGCCTTGATCCTCAGCGGCATGCTCGGGCACATCACCGGCTACGACGAGGCCCGCGCCATCGTCGGGCGGTTGCTCGCCGCGCTGCCGGCTGGAAGCCACCTGCTGGTGTGCGGCGGCACCAGCACCAACGAGTCGCTCAACGAAGCGCAGCAACAGCACAACGACCGCGGCGCGGTGCAGTACCAGCTGCGCACGCCGGAGGAGATCGCCGGCTTCTTCGACGGGTTGGAACTCGTCGAGCCGGGGGTCGTGAGCTGCCCGCTGTGGCGGCCCGAGACCACACCCTTCAGCGACCCGCGGGGCGTCGACGCCTACGGCGGCATCGGCCGCAAGCCCTAG
- a CDS encoding RidA family protein, with product MTTATHINPDSMHRNPAFSWVVRVPAGADTIYVGGQNGVGPDGTVVGPGVGEQTRQAFVNLRTCLEAAGAEVTDVVKWTILCVEGVDIQEGFAAFSEFWPRDAAPPAITMAFVAGLGVPGAVVEIEAVAAVPAA from the coding sequence ATGACGACTGCCACCCACATCAATCCGGATTCCATGCACCGCAACCCTGCATTCAGCTGGGTCGTCCGGGTGCCGGCAGGTGCCGACACGATCTACGTCGGCGGGCAGAACGGCGTCGGACCGGACGGCACGGTGGTCGGGCCCGGCGTCGGCGAGCAGACCAGGCAGGCGTTCGTGAACCTGCGGACGTGCCTCGAGGCAGCCGGCGCGGAGGTCACCGACGTCGTGAAGTGGACGATCCTCTGCGTGGAGGGCGTCGACATCCAGGAGGGCTTCGCCGCGTTCAGCGAGTTCTGGCCGCGGGACGCCGCCCCGCCCGCGATCACGATGGCCTTCGTGGCCGGACTCGGCGTGCCCGGTGCGGTCGTCGAGATCGAGGCGGTGGCGGCCGTCCCCGCGGCCTGA
- a CDS encoding CGNR zinc finger domain-containing protein — translation MYLGSPADLRRRFRTGRPCLDLVHTGGEGALARWEIVHSPDDLGRLLGVVLGLPPLPADEADLAAMRPLRTAMTHLAYGLAASGNPRPADGDAVGRLVDELAAGAPRPADIAVLNAAAAAPPLVPALRPEGSGSRVVDPTAAAALATIARDAVDLFGGPLAQRIRVCDAEDCGLLFVDTSRPGRRRWCSMERCGNRAKIRTHRARRSG, via the coding sequence ATGTACCTCGGATCGCCGGCCGATCTCCGCAGGCGCTTCCGCACCGGACGACCGTGCCTCGACCTCGTGCACACGGGCGGCGAGGGCGCACTGGCGCGCTGGGAGATCGTGCACAGCCCCGACGACCTGGGCCGGCTGCTCGGAGTGGTCCTCGGGCTGCCGCCCCTCCCCGCGGACGAGGCCGACCTCGCCGCGATGCGGCCGCTGCGCACGGCGATGACGCATCTCGCCTACGGGCTCGCTGCCAGCGGGAACCCACGGCCCGCGGACGGCGACGCCGTCGGCCGCCTCGTCGACGAACTCGCCGCCGGCGCCCCGCGGCCCGCCGACATCGCCGTCCTCAACGCCGCGGCGGCCGCCCCGCCGCTTGTACCGGCACTGCGACCGGAGGGCAGCGGCAGCAGGGTCGTCGACCCCACGGCCGCCGCGGCGCTCGCCACGATCGCGCGCGATGCCGTCGACCTGTTCGGCGGGCCGCTCGCCCAGCGGATCCGCGTCTGCGACGCCGAGGACTGTGGCCTGCTGTTCGTCGACACCTCGCGGCCGGGCCGGCGCCGGTGGTGCTCGATGGAACGCTGCGGCAACCGGGCCAAGATCCGCACGCACCGCGCGCGGCGCTCCGGGTAG
- a CDS encoding Tex family protein, giving the protein MTSTSLSTQQQPPPQQPQSIPQRIADELGVRPHQVTAAVDLLDGGATVPFIARYRKEATGALDDAQLRTLEERLRYLRELEERRTVVLEEIRKQGKLDEALEARIMAAESKARLEDIYLPYKPKRRTKAMIARENGLEPLADTLLGDPTQDPAALAEGYLNEQVPDAAAALEGARAILVERFAEDADLIGGLRERMWARGRLVTKVREGKETEGAKFADYFDFSEPFTKLPSHRILAAFRGEKEEVLDVALEPEAEPVEPGVVTDYERTIAAAFGIRDEGRPADKWLSDAVRWAWRTRILLHLSIDIRVRLRTVAEEGAIGVFAANLRDLLLAAPAGSRATMGLDPGLRTGVKVAVVDATGKVVATDTIYPHAPRNDWEGALAKLTKIAAAHDVELIAIGNGTASRETDKLAGELVARNPALKLTKVMVSEAGASVYSASAYASAELPDLDVSLRGAVSIARRLQDPLAELVKIDPKSIGVGQYQHDLPESSLSRSLDAVVEDCVNAVGVDVNTASVPLLRRVSGITESLAALIVQHRDTHGPFRARTALADVPRLGPKAFEQCAGFLRIRGGDNPLDVSGVHPESYPVVHRILERAKTDIDALIGNAQKIKSLKPQDFVDAQFGLPTVTDILAELEKPGRDPRPAFRTATFAEGVHKISDLKPGMLLEGVVTNVAAFGAFVDIGVHQDGLVHVSAMSNQFVSDPRDVVKSGDVVRVKVLEVDEARKRISLTLRLEDEAGGAGRPNRGGPREQNRGAPREQNRGGPRDQNRDRKGGPRERKAGDRGRGDQRGGDQRGGDQRGGDRRGGDRRGAQRQGSGAPANSAMADALRRAGLAGGDGKR; this is encoded by the coding sequence GTGACCAGCACGTCGCTCTCGACCCAGCAGCAGCCCCCGCCCCAGCAGCCCCAGTCGATCCCGCAGCGCATCGCCGACGAGCTCGGCGTGCGCCCGCACCAGGTGACGGCCGCGGTCGACCTGCTGGACGGCGGCGCCACCGTGCCGTTCATCGCCCGCTACCGCAAGGAGGCGACCGGGGCGCTCGACGACGCGCAGCTGCGCACCCTCGAGGAGCGGCTGCGCTACCTGCGGGAGCTGGAGGAGCGGCGCACCGTCGTCCTCGAGGAGATCCGCAAGCAGGGCAAGCTGGACGAGGCCCTCGAGGCGCGGATCATGGCCGCGGAGTCGAAGGCGCGGCTGGAGGACATCTACCTGCCGTACAAGCCGAAGCGGCGCACCAAGGCGATGATCGCGCGGGAGAACGGCCTCGAGCCGCTCGCCGACACGTTGCTGGGCGACCCGACGCAGGACCCGGCTGCCCTCGCGGAGGGATACCTGAACGAGCAGGTCCCCGATGCCGCCGCCGCGCTGGAAGGGGCCCGGGCGATCCTCGTCGAGCGCTTCGCCGAGGACGCCGACCTGATCGGTGGTCTGCGCGAGCGGATGTGGGCGCGCGGCCGGCTCGTCACGAAGGTGCGGGAGGGCAAGGAGACCGAGGGCGCGAAGTTCGCCGACTACTTCGACTTCTCCGAGCCGTTCACCAAGCTCCCCTCGCACCGGATCCTCGCGGCCTTCCGCGGGGAGAAGGAGGAGGTGCTCGACGTCGCCCTCGAACCGGAGGCCGAGCCCGTCGAGCCCGGCGTCGTCACCGACTACGAGCGCACGATCGCGGCCGCGTTCGGCATCCGTGACGAGGGCCGCCCCGCCGACAAGTGGCTCTCCGACGCCGTCCGGTGGGCCTGGCGCACCCGGATCCTGCTGCACCTCTCGATCGACATCAGGGTGCGGCTGCGCACGGTGGCCGAGGAGGGCGCCATCGGCGTCTTCGCCGCCAACCTGCGCGACCTGCTCCTCGCCGCGCCCGCGGGCAGCCGGGCCACGATGGGCCTGGACCCGGGTCTGCGCACCGGGGTGAAGGTCGCGGTCGTCGACGCCACCGGCAAGGTCGTCGCCACCGACACGATCTACCCGCACGCCCCGCGCAACGACTGGGAGGGGGCTCTGGCGAAGCTGACGAAGATCGCCGCGGCCCACGACGTCGAGCTGATCGCGATCGGCAACGGCACCGCGTCGCGCGAGACCGACAAGCTCGCGGGCGAGCTCGTGGCCCGCAACCCCGCGCTCAAGCTCACGAAGGTGATGGTCAGCGAGGCCGGGGCGTCGGTGTACTCGGCGTCGGCCTACGCCTCCGCCGAGCTCCCCGACCTCGACGTGTCGCTGCGCGGCGCCGTCTCGATCGCCCGGCGGCTGCAGGACCCCCTCGCCGAGCTGGTGAAGATCGACCCGAAGTCGATCGGCGTGGGGCAGTACCAGCACGACCTCCCCGAGTCGTCGCTGTCCCGGTCGCTCGACGCGGTGGTCGAGGACTGCGTGAACGCGGTCGGCGTCGACGTCAACACCGCGTCGGTGCCGCTGCTGCGCCGGGTCTCCGGCATCACCGAGAGCCTCGCCGCGCTGATCGTGCAGCACCGCGACACGCACGGCCCCTTCCGCGCCCGCACGGCCCTCGCGGACGTGCCGCGGCTCGGCCCGAAGGCGTTCGAGCAGTGCGCGGGCTTCCTGCGCATCCGCGGCGGCGACAATCCCCTGGACGTCTCCGGCGTGCACCCCGAGTCCTACCCCGTGGTGCACCGGATCCTGGAGCGCGCGAAGACCGACATCGACGCGCTGATCGGCAACGCCCAGAAGATCAAGTCGCTCAAGCCGCAGGACTTCGTCGACGCGCAGTTCGGGCTCCCCACCGTCACCGACATCCTCGCCGAGCTGGAGAAGCCCGGCCGCGACCCGCGCCCCGCGTTCCGCACCGCCACCTTCGCCGAGGGCGTCCACAAGATCTCCGACCTCAAGCCGGGGATGCTCCTGGAGGGCGTGGTCACGAACGTGGCCGCGTTCGGCGCCTTCGTCGACATCGGCGTCCACCAGGACGGGCTCGTGCACGTCTCGGCGATGTCCAACCAGTTCGTGTCCGACCCCCGCGACGTCGTGAAGTCCGGCGACGTCGTGCGCGTCAAGGTCCTCGAGGTCGACGAGGCGCGCAAGCGCATCTCGCTCACGCTGCGGCTCGAGGACGAGGCCGGCGGGGCGGGGCGGCCGAACCGTGGTGGCCCGCGGGAGCAGAACCGTGGTGCCCCGCGTGAGCAGAACCGTGGCGGCCCGCGGGATCAGAACCGCGACCGCAAGGGCGGGCCGCGCGAGCGCAAGGCAGGCGACCGCGGTCGCGGGGACCAGCGTGGCGGGGATCAGCGGGGTGGGGACCAGCGGGGCGGCGACCGTCGCGGTGGCGACCGGCGGGGCGCGCAGCGCCAGGGCTCGGGCGCGCCGGCGAACAGCGCGATGGCCGACGCCCTCCGCCGCGCGGGACTCGCCGGGGGTGACGGCAAGCGCTGA
- a CDS encoding macrolide family glycosyltransferase, whose protein sequence is MAHIAMVSIPAPGHVNPSLEVIRELVARGHRVTYANDPAWAETVRGVGAELVPYESTLPFHRDDSWDGDAIEALRLFLDDAIAMLPQLRAAYENDRPDLFLYDIAGAPARILGAQWEIPAVQLSPTYVAWEGYEEDMKETTDAWKADPRGAEMYRVEREWLAANGQPPVEGWMGRPEKSLVLIPRVLQPNADSVGPQYTFVGPCLAPRPEQGEWTRPADAEKVLLVSLGSAFTDHPDFYRRCVEAFGDLPGWHVVLQVGKYVDPAVLGNVPASVEVHSWVPQLAILEQADAFLTHAGMGGSSEGLWTGTPMIAAPQAVDQFGNADALVAAGVARRVESETVTADELRAALLQLTGSPQVAARSAEIRRELREQGGTAEAVRLIEQELAAAAALRPPLGAEPRG, encoded by the coding sequence ATGGCGCACATCGCCATGGTCAGCATCCCGGCACCCGGGCACGTGAACCCGAGCCTGGAGGTCATCCGGGAGCTGGTGGCCCGCGGGCACCGCGTGACGTACGCGAACGACCCGGCGTGGGCCGAGACGGTGCGGGGCGTCGGGGCGGAGCTCGTCCCGTACGAGTCGACGTTGCCGTTCCACCGCGACGACTCCTGGGACGGCGACGCGATCGAGGCGCTGCGGCTCTTCCTCGACGACGCGATCGCGATGCTGCCGCAACTGCGAGCGGCATACGAGAACGACCGGCCCGACCTGTTCCTCTACGACATCGCGGGCGCCCCGGCCCGCATCCTCGGCGCCCAGTGGGAGATCCCCGCCGTCCAGCTCTCGCCGACCTACGTGGCCTGGGAGGGCTACGAGGAGGACATGAAGGAGACCACGGACGCGTGGAAGGCCGACCCGCGCGGCGCGGAGATGTACCGCGTCGAGCGGGAGTGGCTGGCCGCCAACGGCCAACCGCCCGTGGAGGGGTGGATGGGCCGGCCCGAGAAGTCGTTGGTGCTGATCCCGCGGGTGCTGCAGCCGAACGCCGACAGCGTCGGACCGCAGTACACGTTCGTCGGGCCGTGCCTGGCTCCCCGGCCCGAGCAGGGGGAGTGGACCCGCCCTGCGGACGCGGAGAAGGTGTTGCTGGTCTCGCTGGGCTCCGCGTTCACCGACCACCCGGACTTCTACCGCCGCTGCGTCGAGGCCTTCGGCGACCTGCCCGGCTGGCACGTCGTCCTGCAGGTCGGGAAGTACGTCGACCCCGCCGTCCTCGGGAACGTGCCGGCCTCGGTCGAGGTGCACTCCTGGGTGCCGCAGCTGGCGATCCTGGAGCAGGCCGACGCGTTCCTGACCCACGCCGGCATGGGCGGCTCGTCCGAGGGGCTGTGGACCGGCACGCCGATGATCGCCGCGCCACAGGCCGTCGACCAGTTCGGGAACGCCGACGCGCTCGTCGCGGCAGGGGTGGCACGCCGCGTCGAGTCGGAGACGGTCACCGCCGACGAGCTCCGCGCGGCGTTGCTGCAGCTCACGGGCTCGCCGCAGGTCGCGGCGCGCAGCGCCGAGATCCGCAGGGAGCTGCGCGAACAGGGCGGCACGGCGGAGGCCGTGCGGCTCATCGAGCAGGAGCTCGCGGCCGCGGCGGCGCTGCGGCCACCCCTCGGAGCGGAGCCGCGGGGCTAG